The following are encoded together in the Glycine max cultivar Williams 82 chromosome 8, Glycine_max_v4.0, whole genome shotgun sequence genome:
- the LOC100805131 gene encoding heterogeneous nuclear ribonucleoprotein 1 — MESDLGKLFIGGISWDTDEERLKEYFGKYGEVIETVIMRDRVTGRARGFGFVVFGDPSVAERVIMDKHIIDGRTVEAKKAVPRDDQQNINRQSGSAHVSPGPGRTKKIFVGGLPSTITESDFKTYFDQFGTITDVVVMYDHNTQRPRGFGFITYDSEEAVDRVLYKTFHELNGKMVEVKRAVPKELSPGPSRSPLIGYNYGLTRASNYLNSYAQGYNMSPIGGYGVRMDGRFSPLTSGRSGLTPFGNTGYGMGVNLDSGLSPNFGGTSNYGSNVGYGRIFSPFYSGNSGRYTTPIGYSGGNGRSNSLMNSPSRNVWGNGGINNANNPVSPSPFLGSGSGAFGVSIGNSGTGWGPSISAQGGGAASGYASGNNVYEGADSSFGLGGGGYGRNSSTGVAPSSSFNVSTGGYEGSYGDLYRSGSGSVYNDSAWRSAASEIDGSGSFGYGLGGIASDDPVKSSEGYIGNYNVTSRQPNRGIAA; from the exons ATGGAATCGGATCTTGGCAAGCTCTTCATTGGGGGAATATCTTGGGACACTGATGAGGAACGTCTAAAGGAATATTTTGGGAAATATGGGGAGGTGATAGAGACTGTGATCATGAGGGATCGAGTAACCGGTCGCGCTCGCGGCTTTGGTTTTGTTGTCTTTGGTGATCCTTCTGTTGCTGAGAGAGTCATTATGGATAAGCACATAATTGATGGCCGCACA GTTGAAGCAAAGAAAGCTGTTCCTAGGGATGATCAGCAAAACATTAATAGGCAATCTGGTAGTGCACATGTGTCTCCCGGTCCTGGACGCACAAAAAAGATTTTTGTTGGTGGTTTACCATCAACTATCACTGAAAGTGATTTTAAGACGTATTTTGATCAGTTTGGTACAATTACTGATGTTGTAGTTATGTATGATCATAATACACAGAGGCCAAGAGGTTTTGGCTTCATCACTTATGATTCTGAAGAAGCTGTGGATAGAGTTCTTTACAAAACTTTTCATGAACTCAATGGAAAGATGGTTGAGGTGAAGAGGGCAGTTCCCAAAGAACTTTCCCCTGGTCCCAGCCGAAGCCCATTGATAGGATATAACTATGGTTTGACTAGGGCCAGTAACTACCTAAACAGTTATGCTCAGGGTTATAATATGAGTCCAATAGGAGGATATGGAGTCAGGATGGACGGTAGGTTTAGTCCTCTTACTAGTGGTAGAAGTGGGCTTACTCCTTTTGGCAACACTGGTTATGGAATGGGAGTGAATTTGGATTCAGGATTGAGCCCAAACTTTGGAGGGACTTCCAATTATGGGAGCAATGTAGGTTATGGTCGAATATTTAGTCCTTTCTACAGTGGCAACTCTGGCAGATATACCACTCCTATAGGCTATAGTGGGGGTAATGGGAGAAGCAATTCTCTTATGAACTCACCTTCTCGAAATGTATGGGGAAATGGGGGCATCAATAATGCCAATAACCCTGTGAGCCCAAGTCCTTTCTTAGGATCTGGAAGTGGTGCTTTTGGTGTTTCAATTGGAAATAGTGGCACAGGTTGGGGTCCATCCATTTCAGCTCAGGGTGGAGGGGCTGCTTCTGGCTATGCTTCTGGGAATAATGTTTATGAAGGTGCAGATAGCAGCTTTGGATTAGGTGGGGGAGGGTATGGAAGAAACAGCAGTACTGGTGTGGCTCCATCCTCTTCATTTAATGTGTCAACTGGTGGTTATGAAGGATCCTATGGGGACTTGTACCGCAGTGGCAGTGGCTCGGTTTACAATGACTCTGCTTGGCGTTCTGCTGCGTCTGAGATTGATGGTTCTGGCTCATTTGGTTATGGTCTTGGTGGTATAGCTTCAGATGACCCAGTAAAGAGTTCTGAGGGTTATATTGGAAACTACAATGTTACTAGTAGACAACCTAATAGAG